In one window of Paraburkholderia phymatum STM815 DNA:
- a CDS encoding pyridoxal phosphate-dependent aminotransferase: MRDTDLPQSPIPDTSFPLTAHARDAVRSLRPSQIREVANAGFGLPDVLPFWFGESDRVTPTFIRDAASAALALGATFYTHNLGIAPLRDTLARYVSALHGATSADHVAVTSAGVNALMLAAQLVVGAGDRVVAVTPLWPNLVEIPKILGAHVDTVPLVYGAGGWQLDLQRLLAALTPDTKLLMINSPNNPTGWVMTRDEQRAVLEHCRRHGIWIVADEVYERLYYAGAAGETAPSFLDLAARDERVICVNSFSKAWLMTGWRLGWIVAPAALMDDLGKLVEYNTSCSPAFVQQAGIAALEQGEALTRELVGDLRASRDHLVRSLSAVPGVDVKAPPGAMYVFFSLPGASRSLELCKALVRDARLGLAPGSAFGTEGEGFVRWCYACDPARLDAGVERLQAWLERQGAGQS; encoded by the coding sequence ATGCGCGACACGGACTTGCCCCAGTCTCCGATCCCTGACACCTCATTCCCTTTGACGGCACATGCGCGCGACGCGGTGCGCTCGCTGCGGCCGTCGCAAATCCGCGAAGTGGCGAACGCCGGCTTCGGCCTTCCGGACGTGCTGCCGTTCTGGTTCGGCGAATCGGACCGCGTCACGCCGACGTTCATCCGCGACGCCGCGAGCGCCGCACTTGCGCTGGGCGCGACGTTTTATACGCATAACCTCGGTATCGCGCCGCTGCGCGACACGCTGGCCCGGTACGTCAGCGCGTTGCACGGCGCCACGTCCGCCGATCACGTTGCCGTGACGAGCGCGGGCGTCAACGCGCTGATGCTGGCGGCGCAGCTCGTCGTCGGTGCGGGCGACCGGGTGGTCGCCGTGACGCCTCTGTGGCCGAATCTCGTCGAGATTCCGAAGATCCTCGGCGCGCACGTCGACACCGTGCCGCTCGTCTACGGTGCTGGAGGCTGGCAGCTCGATCTGCAGCGGCTGCTCGCCGCGCTCACGCCGGACACGAAGCTGCTGATGATCAACTCGCCGAACAACCCGACCGGCTGGGTGATGACACGCGACGAGCAGCGCGCCGTGCTCGAGCATTGCCGGCGGCACGGCATCTGGATCGTCGCCGACGAAGTCTACGAGCGCCTGTATTACGCGGGCGCGGCGGGCGAAACCGCGCCGTCGTTCCTCGATCTCGCCGCGCGCGACGAGCGCGTGATCTGCGTCAATTCTTTCTCGAAGGCATGGCTGATGACGGGCTGGCGGCTCGGCTGGATTGTCGCGCCCGCCGCGCTGATGGACGATCTCGGCAAGCTCGTCGAATACAACACGTCCTGTTCGCCAGCGTTCGTGCAGCAGGCCGGGATCGCGGCGCTTGAGCAGGGCGAGGCGTTGACACGCGAGCTGGTCGGCGATCTGCGGGCGTCGCGCGACCATCTGGTGCGGTCGCTGTCGGCCGTGCCCGGTGTCGACGTGAAGGCACCGCCGGGCGCGATGTATGTGTTCTTCTCGTTGCCGGGCGCATCGCGCAGTCTCGAACTGTGCAAGGCGCTGGTGCGCGACGCGCGGCTCGGGCTCGCGCCGGGCAGCGCGTTCGGCACGGAGGGCGAGGGCTTCGTGCGCTGGTGTTACGCGTGCGATCCGGCGCGCCTCGATGCCGGCGTCGAGCGGCTGCAAGCCTGGCTCGAGCGGCAAGGCGCCGGGCAAAGCTAG
- a CDS encoding VC0807 family protein, with the protein MKMRAAQVLELVVNLALPWVAYRLALPHWGETGGLIASAVPPVVWSIVELVRFRRADALSLTVLLGIVLSIGAMALGGDPRMLLFRESLVSGAIGIAFLLSLLRGRPAVFYLTRAFVAREMTNGAAHIDMLWRERPAFARGLRVLTATWGIGLASETALRGWMAWHWPIERVLVMSPFVGYGIFGGLMIWTLWYRRTLRDLAQDQTDSEAEPPRGTAAN; encoded by the coding sequence ATGAAGATGCGCGCTGCGCAGGTGCTCGAGCTCGTTGTCAACCTCGCGTTGCCTTGGGTTGCCTATCGCCTCGCGCTACCGCACTGGGGCGAAACGGGCGGACTGATCGCGTCCGCCGTGCCGCCCGTCGTGTGGAGCATCGTCGAGCTGGTGCGCTTCAGGCGCGCCGACGCGCTCAGCCTGACAGTGCTTCTCGGCATCGTGCTGTCGATCGGCGCGATGGCCCTCGGCGGCGATCCGCGCATGCTGCTGTTCCGCGAGTCGCTGGTGTCGGGCGCGATCGGCATCGCGTTTTTGCTGTCGCTGCTGCGGGGGCGCCCTGCCGTGTTTTATCTGACGCGCGCATTCGTCGCCCGTGAGATGACGAACGGCGCCGCGCATATCGACATGCTGTGGCGCGAGCGTCCCGCGTTCGCTCGCGGGTTGCGCGTGCTGACGGCCACGTGGGGCATCGGCCTCGCGAGCGAAACCGCACTGCGCGGCTGGATGGCCTGGCACTGGCCGATCGAGCGCGTGCTGGTGATGTCGCCTTTCGTCGGCTATGGCATCTTTGGCGGGCTGATGATCTGGACGCTCTGGTACCGGCGCACGCTGCGCGATCTCGCGCAGGATCAGACCGATTCCGAAGCGGAGCCGCCGCGCGGCACGGCAGCCAACTAA
- the arfB gene encoding alternative ribosome rescue aminoacyl-tRNA hydrolase ArfB translates to MTSRYPIPPGEIELTAVRAQGAGGQNVNKVSSAIHLRFDVRASSLPDVLKMRLLAMSDHRITRDGIVVIKAQEYRTQEMNRAAALARLDALIDSVSVTRKARVATRPTRASKERRLESKARRSDVKSGRQRVDHD, encoded by the coding sequence ATGACTTCACGTTATCCGATCCCGCCGGGCGAAATCGAGCTCACGGCCGTGCGCGCACAGGGCGCGGGCGGGCAGAACGTCAACAAGGTGTCGAGCGCGATTCATCTGCGCTTCGACGTCCGCGCGTCGTCACTGCCCGACGTGCTGAAGATGCGATTGCTCGCGATGAGCGACCATCGGATCACGCGCGACGGCATCGTCGTCATCAAGGCGCAAGAATACCGGACCCAGGAGATGAACCGCGCGGCGGCGCTGGCGCGGCTCGATGCGCTGATCGACAGCGTCAGCGTGACTCGCAAGGCGCGCGTGGCCACACGGCCGACGCGTGCGTCGAAAGAACGGCGGCTCGAAAGCAAGGCTAGGCGCAGCGATGTGAAGTCGGGGCGGCAGCGCGTCGACCACGACTAG
- the recD gene encoding exodeoxyribonuclease V subunit alpha, whose amino-acid sequence MSTFDQPLPDVKVNVPAPADFSTALAEGFARRVSALALRGGASEDAVRWAARAAFSASRATSEGHVCTSLDELAQRYEAEVAHVRCALLASGVASDGMQPAYALRPLVVDGQGRLYLARYYDYERRLAQSLVDHARVEHEDGVSGEMSPHALRERLLRYFGPPQDEQIDWQRVAAVMALSGRLTIVSGGPGTGKTTTVVGVLACLLDARPALRVALAAPTGKAAQRMQEALLARAGSLPPELAARLPHTSFTLHRLLGTGPDGRFRHHRENPLPYDVIVIDEASMIDVAMATHLFDALARDTHLVMLGDKDQLAAVEAGAVFGELSAQPAFTAQGVGSIAAALGIGERSLRDALPATAICHDARSDQAEPLFDDLFAMSSGAPSEAKPARLAPLADCVVWLERNYRFGLESAIGRLSLAIRRGAAQEALDVMDIDPAVPCAAAFHEDMDAAPSEHTIHRLAAGFAAYADALTAALFSTSANAASHAPALFDALNRFRILCATRLGARGVDHMNAAMAAQVRRAARMPLAIGAQWFAGRPIMVTRNDYALGLFNGDIGIALPGADGALRVFFRGADGALRAVSPAALPPHDTAFALTVHKSQGSEFDHAVLMLPSTFSRVLSRELVYTAVTRARERVEVVGSRAVLMRAIATPTQRDSGLAARIAEAMEAGGR is encoded by the coding sequence GTGAGCACATTCGATCAGCCGTTGCCCGACGTCAAGGTCAATGTTCCCGCGCCTGCGGACTTCAGCACGGCGCTCGCGGAAGGTTTCGCGCGGCGGGTGAGTGCACTCGCGCTGCGCGGCGGTGCGTCCGAAGACGCCGTGCGCTGGGCCGCGCGGGCCGCGTTCAGTGCGAGTCGCGCGACATCGGAAGGACATGTGTGCACGTCGCTGGACGAACTCGCGCAACGTTACGAGGCCGAGGTCGCGCATGTGCGCTGCGCGCTGCTCGCAAGCGGCGTCGCAAGCGATGGCATGCAGCCGGCCTATGCGCTGCGACCGCTCGTCGTCGACGGGCAGGGGCGACTCTATCTCGCGCGGTACTACGACTACGAGCGCCGGCTCGCGCAGTCACTCGTCGATCACGCACGCGTCGAGCATGAGGATGGCGTGTCCGGCGAGATGTCGCCGCATGCTTTGCGCGAAAGACTGCTGCGCTATTTCGGTCCGCCGCAGGACGAGCAGATCGACTGGCAGCGCGTAGCCGCCGTGATGGCGCTGTCGGGGCGGCTGACGATCGTCAGCGGCGGTCCGGGCACGGGCAAGACGACGACGGTGGTGGGCGTGCTCGCGTGCCTGCTGGACGCGCGCCCCGCTCTGCGTGTCGCGCTTGCCGCGCCGACAGGCAAGGCTGCGCAGCGAATGCAGGAGGCGCTGCTCGCGCGCGCCGGATCGTTGCCGCCCGAACTCGCCGCGCGTCTGCCGCACACCTCGTTCACCCTGCACCGGCTGCTGGGTACGGGGCCGGACGGGCGTTTCCGGCACCATCGCGAGAATCCGCTGCCCTACGACGTGATCGTGATCGACGAGGCGTCGATGATCGACGTTGCGATGGCGACGCATCTGTTCGATGCGCTCGCACGCGACACGCATCTCGTGATGCTCGGCGACAAGGATCAGCTCGCCGCCGTCGAAGCGGGTGCGGTATTCGGCGAGTTGAGCGCGCAGCCTGCTTTCACGGCACAGGGCGTCGGTTCGATCGCGGCCGCGCTGGGTATCGGCGAACGCTCGCTGCGCGATGCACTGCCCGCCACCGCCATCTGTCACGATGCGCGTTCAGACCAGGCTGAACCTTTGTTCGACGATCTGTTCGCCATGTCCTCCGGCGCGCCGTCTGAAGCGAAACCGGCGCGGCTCGCGCCGCTTGCGGATTGCGTTGTATGGCTGGAGCGCAATTACCGCTTCGGACTGGAATCGGCGATCGGCCGTTTGTCGCTTGCCATTCGGCGCGGCGCAGCACAGGAAGCGCTCGACGTGATGGACATCGATCCCGCCGTCCCCTGCGCGGCCGCGTTTCATGAAGACATGGACGCTGCCCCTTCCGAGCACACGATCCACCGCCTCGCCGCTGGCTTCGCTGCGTATGCGGATGCGCTGACCGCCGCGCTCTTCAGCACATCGGCAAACGCGGCGTCGCACGCGCCCGCGCTCTTCGACGCGCTCAATCGCTTCCGCATCCTGTGTGCGACGCGTCTCGGCGCACGCGGCGTCGATCACATGAACGCGGCGATGGCCGCGCAGGTGCGCCGTGCCGCGCGCATGCCGCTCGCGATCGGTGCGCAATGGTTCGCCGGCCGCCCAATCATGGTGACGCGCAACGACTATGCGCTGGGGCTGTTCAATGGCGATATCGGCATCGCGCTGCCGGGCGCGGACGGCGCGTTGCGCGTCTTCTTCCGCGGCGCGGACGGCGCTCTGCGCGCCGTGTCACCCGCCGCGCTCCCGCCGCACGATACTGCGTTCGCGCTCACCGTCCACAAGTCGCAGGGCTCGGAGTTCGATCATGCCGTGCTGATGCTGCCGTCCACATTCAGCCGTGTGCTGTCGCGCGAGCTGGTCTATACGGCCGTGACGCGGGCGCGCGAGCGGGTCGAAGTGGTCGGCTCGCGCGCTGTGCTGATGCGCGCGATCGCGACGCCGACCCAGCGCGATTCGGGACTGGCTGCGCGGATCGCCGAGGCGATGGAAGCGGGTGGGCGTTAG
- a CDS encoding EAL domain-containing protein — protein MPNVDDTTLTGLLQHMVQDEAGWAAPWRTITLRSVFQPVVSVTHQRVVGYEALLRAFDPVGHPISPAVLFSGTRSTGEARALDRLARCLHVANFMAQGIATGWLFLNTRPQVFETGWPQRPFIDELSEHFGLPQERIVIEVLEQPADDESAVASMLAASQPREFLIAIDDFGTGFSNFDRVWRFRPDIVKLDRSLVARAGRQDNDNSLIAHLINMLHQSGTLVLAEGVETENELMTLMQADVDFVQGYWFGQPKGSIQAASARVPELLEQMWTRFESYEQTHSRYQRPGFEGFTEAVLAGASLYMQTGDLEQAAKPVFLVPDARRVFVLNDRGEQLAPSITARGTPPPPARLAPLLPDTHNNWSRRAYFKHALAAPGRVAMMGPHCSLMDGQDCYTAAVTVERNGQTHVFCVDFLPEMRNASTV, from the coding sequence ATGCCTAACGTCGACGATACGACGCTCACCGGCCTTCTGCAGCACATGGTGCAGGACGAGGCCGGATGGGCTGCGCCGTGGCGAACCATTACCTTGCGCAGCGTTTTCCAGCCGGTCGTCTCCGTGACGCATCAGCGCGTGGTCGGCTATGAGGCGTTGCTGCGCGCCTTCGATCCCGTCGGCCATCCCATCTCGCCCGCCGTACTGTTCTCGGGCACCCGCTCGACAGGCGAGGCGCGCGCGCTCGATCGTCTCGCGCGCTGCCTGCATGTAGCGAACTTCATGGCGCAAGGCATCGCGACGGGATGGCTGTTCCTGAACACGCGTCCGCAGGTATTCGAAACGGGCTGGCCGCAGCGCCCGTTCATCGACGAACTGTCGGAGCATTTCGGACTGCCGCAGGAACGCATCGTGATCGAAGTGCTCGAGCAGCCGGCCGATGATGAATCGGCCGTCGCCAGCATGCTCGCCGCATCCCAGCCGCGAGAATTCCTGATCGCCATCGACGACTTCGGCACCGGCTTTTCTAACTTCGACCGCGTGTGGCGCTTCCGGCCGGACATCGTGAAACTCGACCGCTCGCTGGTGGCGCGCGCCGGCCGCCAGGACAACGATAATTCGCTGATCGCTCATCTGATCAACATGCTGCATCAATCGGGCACGCTGGTGCTGGCGGAAGGCGTCGAAACGGAAAACGAACTGATGACGTTGATGCAGGCCGACGTCGATTTCGTCCAGGGTTACTGGTTCGGCCAACCGAAGGGCTCGATCCAGGCGGCGAGCGCGCGCGTGCCCGAGCTGCTCGAACAGATGTGGACACGTTTCGAGAGCTACGAGCAAACGCATTCGCGCTATCAGCGGCCCGGCTTCGAGGGCTTTACGGAAGCCGTGCTCGCGGGCGCGTCGCTGTATATGCAGACAGGCGATCTCGAACAAGCCGCGAAGCCTGTCTTCCTCGTGCCCGATGCGCGCCGCGTCTTCGTGCTGAACGATCGCGGCGAACAGCTGGCGCCGTCGATCACCGCGCGCGGCACGCCGCCTCCCCCTGCCCGCCTCGCACCGCTCTTGCCCGACACGCACAACAACTGGTCGCGGCGCGCATATTTCAAGCACGCGCTCGCCGCGCCGGGCCGTGTCGCGATGATGGGGCCGCACTGTTCGCTGATGGACGGCCAGGATTGCTACACGGCCGCCGTGACCGTCGAGCGCAACGGTCAGACGCATGTGTTTTGCGTCGATTTCCTACCCGAAATGCGCAACGCAAGCACCGTGTGA
- a CDS encoding LysR family transcriptional regulator, giving the protein MNVTLRQLRVFIEVARLQSFSRAGSEIGLTQSAVSRCVRELEAEIGLKLIDRTTREVQLTDVGGNLVASVSRLLVDLDDALREIREIGEQRRGRVMVAASPTIACRLMPNIVTACSQQFPYIALGLRDDVQSDVVRKVKSGEVDFGVVIGPLAADDLFTEPLMTDSFCLVSRDDHPLARRAEIAWRELDDERLVMLDQASGSRPIIDAALEEHGVRAHVVQELGHPSTVFGLVQAGVGVSILPWLALPLPAGSSLVARPLVPRAERTVELVRRRDRSLSPAADAVWNLIHQVPGRTEDLR; this is encoded by the coding sequence ATGAATGTGACGCTGCGCCAATTGCGCGTCTTCATCGAGGTGGCGCGGCTGCAGAGTTTCAGCCGCGCGGGCAGCGAGATCGGCCTGACGCAGTCGGCCGTCAGCCGCTGCGTGCGCGAACTGGAAGCGGAAATCGGCCTCAAGCTGATCGATCGGACTACGCGAGAAGTCCAGCTGACGGACGTGGGCGGCAATCTGGTCGCGAGCGTGTCGCGGCTGCTCGTGGACCTCGACGATGCCCTGCGCGAGATCCGCGAAATCGGCGAGCAGCGGCGCGGTCGCGTGATGGTGGCGGCGAGCCCGACTATCGCGTGCCGCTTGATGCCAAATATCGTCACCGCGTGCAGCCAGCAGTTTCCGTACATCGCGCTCGGCTTGCGCGACGACGTGCAGAGCGACGTGGTGCGCAAGGTGAAGTCGGGCGAAGTGGACTTCGGTGTCGTGATCGGCCCGCTTGCCGCCGACGATCTGTTCACGGAGCCGCTGATGACCGACTCGTTCTGCCTTGTATCGCGCGATGACCATCCGCTCGCGCGGCGCGCCGAAATTGCGTGGCGTGAGCTGGACGACGAGCGCCTCGTGATGCTGGATCAGGCATCGGGCAGTCGGCCGATCATCGATGCCGCGCTGGAAGAGCACGGCGTCAGGGCCCATGTCGTGCAGGAACTCGGCCATCCGTCGACGGTGTTCGGGCTGGTGCAGGCTGGCGTGGGCGTGAGCATATTGCCGTGGCTTGCGCTGCCGCTGCCTGCCGGGTCATCGCTGGTCGCGCGGCCGCTCGTGCCGCGTGCCGAGCGCACGGTCGAACTGGTACGGCGGCGCGACCGCTCGCTGTCGCCCGCCGCCGATGCCGTGTGGAACCTGATCCATCAGGTGCCGGGCCGGACTGAGGATCTGCGCTGA
- a CDS encoding putative quinol monooxygenase → MSEIAVVAISVAKPGHEERLRVALEGLVAPTLRERGALQYDLHRDLHEPRRFVFFERWESEEALAAHAKSAHLDAYAKASADWVEASEIRVVSKIA, encoded by the coding sequence GTGTCGGAGATCGCAGTGGTGGCAATCTCGGTGGCGAAGCCGGGACATGAAGAGCGGTTGCGTGTCGCGCTGGAGGGGCTCGTCGCGCCGACGCTCAGGGAGCGCGGCGCGTTGCAGTACGACCTGCATCGCGACCTTCACGAGCCGCGCCGGTTTGTGTTCTTCGAGCGTTGGGAAAGCGAGGAGGCGTTGGCGGCACACGCGAAATCCGCGCATCTCGACGCGTATGCGAAGGCGTCCGCCGACTGGGTCGAGGCCTCGGAGATACGCGTCGTATCGAAGATCGCTTAG
- the scpB gene encoding SMC-Scp complex subunit ScpB, with protein MNTQEAKIVLETALICAQEPLKLGDLRKLFADGVSADTVRTLLEDLKQDWSGRGVELVGLASGWRFQSKPAMRTYLDRLHPEKPPKYSRAVLETLAIIAYRQPVTRGDIEEIRGVTVNTQVVKQLEDRGWIEVIGHRDVPGRPALYATTRSFLDDLGLKSLEDLPPLDDPSAQSNMDLLAQHAIEFSDAAATDAEGLVAEVGGGVDEGMAHAGSDGEASPPVAADTPPPGDDMQRPSQTDEHANEAPSADADTYAASPASVPEHAEAGIGREETLVHTEHRIVDEATHETGAAQEAGSDAQSKDPLEDTRKLHNETGHAAHANPAGTDQSQAVHDDRQDRRDTAQDAGEFSDDEAESRSA; from the coding sequence ATGAATACCCAAGAGGCGAAGATCGTCCTCGAGACTGCCTTGATCTGCGCGCAGGAGCCGTTGAAGCTCGGTGATTTGCGTAAGCTCTTTGCTGACGGCGTATCGGCGGATACTGTCCGCACGTTGCTTGAAGACCTGAAGCAGGATTGGTCCGGACGCGGTGTCGAGCTTGTCGGGCTGGCGTCTGGCTGGCGCTTCCAGAGCAAGCCCGCGATGCGCACGTATCTCGACCGTCTGCATCCCGAGAAGCCGCCGAAGTATTCGCGGGCGGTGCTCGAGACGCTCGCGATCATCGCGTACCGGCAACCCGTTACGCGCGGCGATATCGAAGAAATTCGCGGCGTGACCGTGAATACGCAGGTTGTGAAGCAGCTCGAAGACCGCGGCTGGATCGAAGTGATCGGACATCGCGACGTGCCGGGCCGCCCGGCGTTGTACGCCACGACGCGCTCGTTCCTCGACGACCTCGGCCTGAAGTCGCTCGAAGACCTGCCGCCGCTCGACGATCCGTCGGCGCAGTCGAACATGGATCTGCTCGCACAGCACGCGATCGAGTTTTCGGACGCGGCGGCGACCGATGCCGAAGGCCTCGTTGCCGAAGTGGGTGGCGGCGTCGACGAAGGCATGGCTCATGCTGGGTCGGACGGTGAGGCGTCGCCGCCCGTCGCGGCAGATACGCCCCCGCCGGGCGACGACATGCAACGTCCGTCGCAGACTGATGAGCATGCGAACGAGGCGCCGTCGGCCGATGCTGACACGTACGCTGCGTCACCGGCGTCCGTGCCCGAGCATGCCGAAGCCGGCATCGGGCGCGAGGAAACGTTGGTGCACACCGAACACCGCATCGTCGATGAGGCGACGCATGAAACGGGAGCGGCTCAAGAAGCCGGTTCCGACGCGCAGTCCAAAGACCCACTCGAAGACACGCGCAAACTGCATAACGAGACCGGACACGCGGCTCACGCGAACCCGGCCGGAACAGACCAGAGTCAAGCGGTGCACGACGATCGTCAAGATCGCCGCGATACCGCTCAGGACGCGGGCGAATTCTCCGACGACGAAGCCGAGTCGCGCAGCGCCTGA
- a CDS encoding YdcF family protein, whose product MLLRNARTLIGTTTIVLFWAVGAGWLAQPLLDLAQRGAPPGGQTVAPATYAAHTAIVLLGTGTVHRDGKLVPPRDAIARIAMSADLYARCKQVSSVCHVIVSGGNPQEHEATEADTYLPYLLREEVPRGDIILENRSMTTYENARNVAAILPDGYYGSLMLVTSAYQMPRALLNFHRFGMNPLPVVSNTRHAKRGVLPRRENFFDAEIALHELVGIAQFHVYRQIGWF is encoded by the coding sequence ATGCTGCTGCGCAACGCCCGCACGCTGATCGGCACGACGACCATCGTGCTTTTCTGGGCGGTCGGCGCAGGCTGGCTCGCCCAGCCTTTGCTCGATCTTGCCCAGCGCGGCGCGCCGCCCGGCGGACAAACGGTTGCTCCCGCAACCTACGCGGCCCACACGGCCATCGTGCTGCTCGGCACAGGGACAGTGCATCGCGACGGCAAACTGGTCCCGCCGAGAGATGCGATCGCCCGCATCGCGATGAGCGCCGACCTGTACGCACGCTGCAAGCAGGTCAGTTCCGTGTGTCATGTGATCGTCAGCGGCGGCAACCCGCAAGAGCACGAGGCGACGGAAGCGGACACCTACCTGCCCTATCTTCTGCGCGAAGAAGTGCCGCGCGGCGACATCATTCTCGAGAACCGCAGCATGACAACGTACGAAAACGCGCGCAACGTCGCTGCCATTCTGCCGGACGGATATTACGGTTCGTTGATGCTCGTCACGTCCGCCTATCAGATGCCGCGCGCACTGCTGAACTTCCACCGTTTCGGGATGAACCCGCTGCCCGTCGTGTCGAATACCCGGCACGCCAAACGCGGCGTGCTGCCGCGTCGGGAGAATTTCTTCGATGCAGAGATCGCGCTGCACGAGCTGGTCGGCATCGCGCAGTTCCATGTGTATCGGCAGATCGGCTGGTTCTGA